Proteins encoded in a region of the Candidatus Woesearchaeota archaeon genome:
- a CDS encoding ChaB family protein encodes MPYKIDNPPEVIKGLPKDAQAIWIEIYNNAFKQYEGNDKQEELANQTAWAGLKKAGWEKNEDDKWIKKNTFAELHDIEVFAVGTWNNTKITEKDIDDIVNGTNEIIDKVKPFVKLGHDDKQKLLQNSGLPAGGWITKLKRKGQKILVDIADVPQKLYELISKGAYKRISSEILWDYTEPSTKRKYNKVLSAIAFLGADLPAVTNLEDIAALYSDANKDAQIILYEDEQNKKKVNDKNIKKGSEWIMPNGIKVQELEGKKFVALEDYEAIELEKAEADKMKKDYEEAQAKLKKYEEEQKRLKEEARKKDIEKFVADNCSETTMHFLPKQKDIVMTLMESFDNENKWEFTEGSNTKELTQAELFKMFIELQPNMAVDKFKELSSGGDNNNEPETDLDKINKYAEEHKMTFADAAIALFPNGDYKLDNK; translated from the coding sequence ATGCCGTATAAGATTGATAATCCACCGGAAGTTATAAAAGGGTTGCCGAAGGATGCACAGGCCATATGGATCGAAATATACAATAATGCCTTTAAGCAGTATGAGGGAAATGACAAACAGGAAGAGCTGGCAAATCAGACAGCTTGGGCAGGATTAAAAAAGGCTGGCTGGGAAAAAAACGAAGATGATAAGTGGATTAAGAAAAACACTTTTGCGGAGCTCCATGATATTGAAGTTTTTGCAGTGGGTACATGGAATAACACCAAGATAACCGAAAAAGATATTGACGATATTGTCAACGGTACAAATGAAATAATCGATAAGGTTAAGCCGTTTGTAAAGCTGGGGCACGATGATAAACAGAAACTCTTGCAGAATTCAGGATTGCCCGCAGGCGGTTGGATAACCAAGTTAAAGCGTAAAGGGCAAAAGATATTGGTTGACATTGCCGATGTACCCCAAAAACTCTATGAGTTAATCAGTAAAGGAGCTTACAAACGAATAAGCTCCGAAATATTGTGGGATTACACCGAACCGTCAACCAAGCGTAAATACAATAAAGTGTTATCAGCGATAGCCTTTTTAGGTGCTGATTTACCCGCAGTCACAAATTTAGAAGACATTGCTGCATTATACAGTGATGCCAACAAAGATGCTCAGATTATCCTTTATGAGGATGAGCAGAACAAAAAGAAAGTAAACGATAAGAATATTAAGAAAGGAAGTGAATGGATAATGCCAAATGGAATCAAAGTACAGGAATTAGAAGGTAAGAAATTTGTTGCATTAGAAGATTACGAAGCTATTGAACTTGAAAAAGCTGAAGCTGACAAAATGAAAAAAGATTATGAAGAAGCCCAGGCGAAGCTGAAGAAATATGAAGAAGAGCAGAAAAGACTGAAAGAGGAAGCCAGGAAGAAAGACATTGAAAAGTTTGTAGCTGATAACTGCAGTGAAACAACTATGCATTTCTTGCCGAAACAGAAAGATATCGTGATGACTCTTATGGAGTCTTTTGACAATGAAAACAAATGGGAATTTACAGAAGGAAGCAACACCAAAGAACTGACACAAGCTGAACTGTTTAAAATGTTTATCGAATTACAGCCCAATATGGCCGTAGATAAATTCAAGGAATTAAGTTCTGGCGGTGACAATAACAATGAACCTGAAACTGATTTAGACAAGATCAACAAATATGCAGAAGAACATAAAATGACTTTTGCTGATGCTGCTATAGCGTTATTCCCCAATGGGGATTACAAACTCGATAACAAATAA